In the genome of Haloarcula sp. CBA1127, one region contains:
- a CDS encoding restriction endonuclease, whose translation MPQDEIGRRKFLSSLAAVSVASQIGLRKGLSNQPGDDTKPRFGPPIEQSWTVDHDSEHAEIGAVREDALYATFMNGGRDAETELARINRYTGTKEWSETIDSYVYPPIENNGRVYFDGYQKVYCWDASTGEELWTRSLDGDLILVESVNDSVLVTTHFIEQTRAQGVVGDGLTTGRLLSLNPVTGETNWTSTSGIAIRSPEIVENQVFANETQFVVSDDTVFREQGRLVSFDSEDGSRIWESEQINPRYFSETGGELLVNTTNDDFVIFELDGDIRSLDLDSGNDYYYTEDRFFIERLEGGLAVYNHSGNELTEPLYPSTDIERVSSGTDGDLLLLGTADSIIAIDLEDLAERWQKSLPSSPQGITSRRELVFTHYDNNQTEALDAHTGETVWQDELASVNPLSWKVHDGFLYAYDTEAPIYGFSGTRGRALSAVNSAELNGNSASGTIAGILGWRDKIANANTAISNGNYERAIDLINQLRRRQTGIQGLLASGGISGAYAATRVLGGKIQQARLESAIEAVESRYPIEDGKLSGAEPTNLLAQAQTANSSLDSLFPIKLRGLLSNDYTDLIARLNEIADRRQDLVETSETLASVDANLLPESWVADLRDAIKNGHIRQISELVFQISKANRLFSQVGEFTETVEQSSLSVSTANYSGLLSQELGDSDSIFDTMSLSDVLGVLSDGIVAYESHRHTLDIFDLAYVKSTLVAALEEPHNLEKSTINEINNFDALLQASATFEENLSKVNFSQVDPSRDACVRRAMSLFESGDVDAMREIAEDMNQLHAGRWSQSDFFTFSPIEFEYLTAALFDDMGYEVAVTDEQGDKGIDVIARNHIEVLAIQVKQYSEGNNIGRPTIQQTIGAMAQVGADKAMVVTSSGFTNSARQASQELGDAVDLINGGALVQMLSESTLYPSSNASQYQSRASASRSNYNRESGRSSNSQTGSKSDGMLTQEAYEILDIDPPASEDEIQTHYRQKVKQTHPDTGGDEEDFKQVQKAYSLLIDE comes from the coding sequence ATGCCTCAAGATGAGATTGGTCGGCGGAAATTTTTGTCGTCACTCGCCGCAGTGTCGGTCGCGTCTCAAATTGGACTCCGCAAAGGCTTATCGAATCAGCCCGGAGACGATACGAAGCCAAGATTTGGGCCGCCAATCGAACAATCATGGACAGTCGACCATGACAGTGAACACGCTGAGATTGGGGCAGTTCGTGAAGACGCTCTGTATGCGACGTTTATGAATGGTGGACGTGATGCAGAAACTGAATTAGCTAGAATTAATCGATATACCGGGACAAAAGAGTGGTCAGAGACAATTGATTCCTACGTTTACCCGCCTATCGAAAATAATGGTCGAGTCTACTTTGATGGGTATCAAAAGGTCTACTGCTGGGACGCATCGACTGGTGAAGAACTTTGGACGCGCTCGCTTGACGGAGACCTCATTCTCGTTGAGTCAGTTAATGATTCAGTTTTGGTGACCACCCACTTCATTGAGCAGACGCGCGCCCAAGGCGTTGTCGGCGATGGGCTGACAACTGGGAGGCTCCTCTCACTAAATCCAGTAACTGGAGAAACAAATTGGACGTCTACTTCAGGGATAGCGATTAGATCACCTGAGATTGTGGAAAATCAAGTATTCGCAAATGAGACTCAATTTGTCGTCAGCGACGATACTGTTTTTAGAGAGCAAGGCCGATTAGTTTCGTTCGACAGTGAAGACGGGTCCAGAATCTGGGAATCCGAACAGATCAATCCAAGGTATTTTTCTGAAACCGGTGGAGAGTTGCTCGTCAACACCACAAATGATGATTTTGTTATATTCGAATTGGATGGCGATATACGTTCATTGGACTTAGACTCTGGAAATGACTATTATTACACAGAAGACCGGTTCTTCATAGAACGACTTGAGGGGGGGCTGGCTGTGTACAATCATAGCGGCAACGAACTCACTGAACCACTATACCCATCGACAGATATTGAGCGCGTGAGTAGTGGAACAGATGGAGACTTGCTTTTGCTAGGAACTGCGGACAGCATCATTGCTATTGACTTGGAGGATTTGGCCGAACGATGGCAGAAATCACTCCCCTCCAGTCCGCAGGGCATCACTTCGCGTCGGGAACTTGTGTTTACACATTACGATAATAATCAAACTGAAGCCCTTGATGCACACACTGGAGAGACTGTCTGGCAAGATGAACTTGCTAGTGTGAACCCGTTATCATGGAAAGTACACGATGGATTTCTCTACGCATATGATACGGAAGCACCGATATATGGATTCAGTGGAACTCGTGGGCGGGCACTAAGTGCTGTCAACTCGGCCGAACTGAATGGAAATTCAGCTAGCGGTACTATCGCAGGCATCTTAGGCTGGCGGGATAAGATTGCAAATGCCAACACTGCAATCAGCAATGGAAATTATGAGCGGGCGATAGATCTAATTAATCAACTAAGACGGCGGCAAACTGGTATTCAAGGCTTGCTGGCATCGGGCGGTATATCAGGTGCTTACGCCGCAACAAGAGTTCTTGGAGGGAAGATCCAGCAAGCTCGGCTTGAATCCGCGATTGAAGCAGTCGAGTCTCGATACCCAATTGAAGATGGCAAATTGAGTGGAGCCGAGCCGACGAATTTACTTGCACAGGCTCAAACTGCTAATTCTTCATTGGACTCGTTGTTCCCAATAAAACTCCGAGGTTTACTTTCAAACGACTATACGGATCTTATCGCCAGACTGAATGAAATAGCCGATCGGCGTCAGGATCTTGTTGAGACTTCTGAAACGCTCGCAAGCGTCGACGCAAACCTTCTTCCAGAGTCTTGGGTTGCAGACTTGCGTGATGCAATTAAGAACGGGCATATCAGACAGATCTCCGAATTGGTCTTCCAGATCTCCAAAGCAAATCGGTTGTTCTCACAAGTGGGCGAGTTCACAGAGACTGTTGAGCAGTCCTCACTTTCAGTGTCGACTGCCAACTACTCTGGCCTGCTCAGTCAGGAGTTAGGAGATAGTGATAGCATCTTCGACACAATGTCGCTAAGTGACGTGTTGGGTGTGCTTAGTGACGGTATCGTGGCCTATGAATCTCACCGGCATACCCTCGATATATTCGATCTTGCATATGTAAAATCTACTCTTGTTGCGGCTCTTGAAGAGCCGCATAATCTAGAGAAATCGACAATAAATGAAATCAACAACTTCGACGCTCTGCTCCAAGCTTCAGCAACTTTTGAAGAGAACCTATCAAAAGTCAACTTCTCGCAGGTAGATCCGTCTCGGGATGCGTGTGTAAGGCGCGCTATGTCACTGTTTGAGAGTGGTGATGTTGATGCTATGCGTGAGATCGCAGAGGATATGAACCAATTACACGCTGGTCGCTGGTCGCAGTCCGATTTTTTCACATTCTCCCCTATCGAGTTTGAGTATCTTACCGCAGCGCTGTTTGATGATATGGGATACGAAGTGGCCGTCACCGATGAACAGGGGGACAAAGGTATTGACGTGATCGCTAGGAACCACATAGAGGTACTGGCAATTCAAGTAAAACAATACAGTGAGGGAAACAATATCGGCCGGCCAACGATACAACAGACGATTGGTGCGATGGCGCAGGTTGGGGCCGATAAAGCGATGGTTGTCACATCGTCAGGGTTTACTAACTCGGCACGTCAAGCGTCACAAGAACTTGGGGATGCAGTTGATTTAATCAACGGTGGAGCACTTGTGCAGATGCTGAGCGAGTCTACTCTCTATCCATCAAGTAACGCTTCGCAGTATCAATCTCGTGCGAGTGCCAGCAGGTCAAATTATAACCGAGAGTCTGGTCGGTCCAGCAATTCACAAACAGGTTCAAAATCAGATGGGATGTTGACGCAGGAAGCCTACGAAATTCTCGATATCGACCCACCAGCTTCTGAGGACGAGATACAGACCCACTATCGTCAAAAAGTAAAGCAGACCCATCCTGACACTGGTGGTGATGAAGAGGATTTCAAACAAGTCCAGAAAGCCTACTCACTTCTCATAGACGAATAG
- a CDS encoding SOSS complex subunit B family protein, translated as MYASNSSGKKASASNQTVSLSAHVEGGPEQLLEAVAETENGDELDFRMNRGSDSRGNFYARQEEAYDYDWTRSTEVGPDRRFGETLEQQEERHGREAEQARHSEVARAHVDGADREASARQLTDAETGRADGFRSPADPRQWMDRDTLARVNQQAATLADKTSLSRAAAGRRLAALVSGQMGDCNSLYDASFTVLNEAQNDLQVPTPIDEVSPYGYECTVEGEVTHIIAEPDARNQYQVLYIEDDDGTSAKVTVWGKSMHGGEMVRTLHEGDRVRISGGKPDDYNGIKTVAVTSDTLMCIIERGDGPAPTGHGGGSFGSSGDSRTAASWEAESDTHQWANERDSDRAVAVTLGKARCPEPGCSDLFDTEHGAATHQGMVHSAD; from the coding sequence ATGTACGCTAGCAATTCCAGCGGTAAGAAAGCATCGGCAAGCAACCAGACGGTTTCTCTTTCGGCCCACGTCGAGGGTGGCCCCGAACAGCTTCTAGAGGCGGTCGCAGAGACGGAGAACGGCGACGAACTCGATTTCAGGATGAATCGGGGTAGCGATAGCCGTGGCAACTTCTACGCCCGTCAGGAGGAGGCATACGACTACGACTGGACGCGCTCGACCGAGGTGGGTCCGGACCGGCGCTTTGGCGAAACGCTGGAACAACAAGAAGAACGCCACGGACGCGAAGCCGAGCAAGCCCGACACTCCGAGGTCGCACGCGCCCACGTCGACGGTGCCGACCGCGAAGCCTCGGCTCGCCAGCTCACCGACGCGGAAACCGGACGGGCTGACGGGTTCCGCTCTCCGGCTGACCCCCGGCAGTGGATGGACCGCGACACGCTGGCGCGAGTCAACCAGCAGGCCGCGACGCTGGCAGACAAAACCAGTCTGTCACGAGCGGCAGCAGGCCGCCGACTCGCGGCCCTTGTGTCCGGGCAGATGGGCGACTGTAACAGCCTGTATGACGCTTCCTTTACCGTCTTGAACGAGGCCCAGAACGACCTGCAAGTGCCCACGCCTATCGACGAGGTGAGTCCCTACGGCTACGAGTGTACGGTTGAGGGTGAAGTGACCCACATCATCGCGGAGCCAGACGCGCGGAACCAGTACCAAGTCCTCTATATCGAGGACGACGACGGCACGAGCGCGAAGGTCACGGTCTGGGGCAAGTCCATGCACGGCGGCGAGATGGTGCGCACGCTCCACGAGGGCGACAGAGTTCGGATTTCCGGAGGCAAGCCCGACGACTACAACGGTATCAAGACGGTGGCGGTCACGAGCGACACGCTCATGTGCATCATCGAGCGCGGCGACGGTCCCGCGCCCACCGGACACGGGGGCGGCTCGTTCGGTTCGTCCGGCGATAGTCGAACGGCGGCGTCGTGGGAAGCAGAATCAGACACCCATCAGTGGGCCAACGAGCGGGATTCTGACCGCGCGGTCGCCGTGACGCTCGGGAAGGCCCGCTGTCCTGAACCCGGATGTTCGGACCTGTTCGATACCGAGCATGGGGCCGCCACTCATCAGGGCATGGTCCACTCCGCAGACTGA
- a CDS encoding IS4 family transposase, translating into MRRLTTLFPSEFLEEHAEELGVVEREGKLQIPVLVWALVFGFAAGESRTLAGFRRSYNSTADETLSPGGFYHRLTPTLAEYLRDLVEHGLDEVAVPDTVGADIDRFKDVMIADGTVLRLHEFLSEEFQARHEEQAGAKLHLLHNATDETIERIDVTDEKTHDSTLFKTGSWLQGRLILLDLAYFKYRRFALIDENDGYFVSRLKENANPVITEELREWRSRAIPLEGKQIHDVVDDLSRKYIDVEVEAEFKRGQYEGTRSLDTKRFRVVGVRDEDADDYHLYITNLSREEFLPADLATLYRCRWEVETLFRELKTQYELDEFDTSDPAVVKILLYAALLSLLVSRELLDLVTEQAADEIVFPPERWAATFRSHAQLILHKLGEYLGYSPPPLLERLIEDAQKIHQQRPILQETLATATQPRCES; encoded by the coding sequence ATGCGTCGGCTCACTACACTGTTTCCCTCCGAGTTCCTCGAAGAGCACGCCGAGGAACTCGGCGTGGTCGAGCGTGAAGGGAAGCTTCAGATACCAGTCCTCGTGTGGGCGCTCGTGTTCGGCTTCGCCGCAGGCGAGAGCCGAACACTCGCTGGCTTCAGACGCAGCTATAACTCGACAGCTGATGAGACGCTCTCTCCCGGTGGCTTCTATCACCGGTTGACGCCGACGCTGGCGGAGTATCTCCGCGACCTCGTCGAGCATGGTCTCGACGAGGTCGCTGTTCCCGACACTGTTGGCGCTGATATCGACCGATTCAAGGACGTGATGATCGCTGATGGAACGGTACTGCGGTTGCACGAGTTCCTCTCTGAGGAGTTCCAAGCCCGTCACGAGGAGCAGGCTGGAGCGAAGCTCCACCTGCTCCACAATGCCACCGATGAGACGATTGAACGGATCGACGTGACCGACGAGAAAACGCACGACAGCACGTTGTTCAAGACGGGTTCGTGGCTGCAAGGACGGCTGATTTTGCTCGATCTGGCGTACTTCAAGTACCGCCGCTTTGCGTTGATCGACGAGAACGACGGCTACTTCGTGAGTCGGCTGAAAGAGAACGCAAACCCGGTGATAACGGAAGAATTACGGGAATGGCGCAGCCGCGCCATTCCCTTGGAGGGCAAACAGATCCACGATGTGGTCGATGATCTCTCGCGGAAGTACATCGACGTAGAGGTCGAAGCGGAGTTCAAGCGAGGACAGTACGAGGGAACTCGATCGCTGGACACGAAGCGGTTCCGCGTCGTCGGCGTCCGCGACGAGGACGCCGACGACTACCATCTCTATATCACGAATCTGTCGAGAGAAGAGTTTCTCCCGGCAGATCTAGCAACGCTGTATCGGTGTCGATGGGAGGTAGAAACCCTGTTTCGTGAACTGAAGACACAGTATGAGTTGGATGAGTTCGACACAAGCGACCCGGCTGTCGTGAAAATTCTGCTGTACGCGGCGTTGCTGTCACTGCTGGTGAGTCGTGAGCTGTTGGATCTGGTCACCGAGCAAGCTGCTGATGAGATCGTGTTTCCGCCGGAACGCTGGGCGGCGACCTTCCGGTCGCACGCCCAGCTCATCCTTCACAAACTCGGTGAGTACCTCGGCTACTCGCCACCGCCGCTGTTGGAGCGGTTGATCGAAGATGCACAGAAGATCCACCAGCAACGACCGATCCTGCAAGAGACGCTCGCCACCGCTACGCAACCGAGGTGTGAGTCTTAG
- a CDS encoding HEPN domain-containing protein, which translates to MDSKTFKGEWWAPDDPEERVAGIIEYMPSGGNAELFGVLGTDLELGRDIPERPIDDLHQGILHGETTDAELITIADAVVAEENNPDVLSDAGISTTRYQFSRIYIGEHFDTEPAFSQFSVSFDGLAEWFGASRVEMEVPDEEDLDEVNLKFYVKEHKEINIDLQSAQLTFFISPGVSSSSQETTLTESVSMNICLDAELTFKEFRNEYLQPLQRYIALATGAPVQPTSITGIDSSNVQGVSILTNIPEFAPGDRSVSPVGILFKPDEVNLEQSIQHWFANESSAEYMFNSYFGIIYNSQLYLEHEFLSLAVALESYFGHKFPDYELMDSGEYRDLREGIVDGIPDDADAKDRIENLLISIGNLPSFSNKLELVIDEFHQVIELFIDWDSTLSQVTDIRHDLAHGLGRDYTSKQVAIARYRLQLIIECILLDIAGIENEHKAKILIQKYQDADFVDFDPDRPPQE; encoded by the coding sequence ATGGACTCAAAGACGTTCAAAGGTGAGTGGTGGGCGCCTGATGACCCTGAGGAACGGGTAGCTGGCATTATCGAGTATATGCCGTCAGGCGGCAACGCGGAATTATTCGGAGTTTTAGGAACTGATCTTGAGCTCGGGAGGGATATTCCAGAACGACCAATAGATGACCTCCACCAAGGGATTCTACATGGAGAAACAACCGACGCCGAACTCATTACAATTGCAGATGCGGTTGTTGCTGAAGAGAATAATCCAGATGTGCTGAGTGACGCCGGCATTTCCACCACTCGTTATCAATTTTCGCGCATTTATATTGGGGAACACTTCGATACGGAACCAGCGTTTTCACAGTTTTCCGTCAGCTTTGACGGATTAGCGGAATGGTTTGGGGCATCTAGAGTCGAGATGGAAGTGCCAGATGAAGAAGATTTAGATGAAGTAAATCTCAAATTTTATGTCAAAGAACATAAAGAAATCAATATTGATTTGCAATCTGCACAACTGACGTTTTTTATATCTCCTGGAGTCAGCAGCAGTAGTCAGGAAACAACGCTCACAGAAAGTGTCTCGATGAATATTTGTTTAGATGCTGAATTGACTTTTAAAGAGTTCAGGAATGAATACTTGCAGCCGCTTCAGCGTTATATTGCTCTTGCCACAGGTGCGCCAGTACAACCGACTTCAATTACCGGAATCGATTCGTCAAACGTCCAGGGTGTTTCAATTCTCACGAATATCCCTGAGTTTGCACCCGGCGACCGCTCTGTTAGTCCTGTGGGGATATTATTCAAACCGGATGAAGTGAATTTGGAGCAGAGTATTCAGCACTGGTTTGCGAATGAGAGCTCAGCGGAATATATGTTTAATTCCTACTTTGGGATAATCTACAACTCACAACTGTATCTGGAACATGAATTCCTCTCACTTGCAGTAGCGTTGGAATCCTATTTCGGTCATAAATTTCCTGACTACGAGCTGATGGACAGCGGGGAATATAGAGACCTGAGAGAGGGCATTGTAGACGGAATTCCAGACGACGCTGACGCAAAGGACCGAATTGAAAACCTCCTCATCAGCATCGGCAACCTACCTTCGTTTAGTAATAAGCTGGAGTTGGTAATCGATGAATTTCATCAGGTGATAGAACTATTTATCGACTGGGACAGTACCCTTTCCCAAGTGACTGACATTCGGCATGACCTTGCACATGGACTTGGGAGAGATTATACTAGCAAACAGGTAGCGATAGCCAGATACCGACTCCAGCTTATTATCGAATGTATTTTATTAGATATTGCAGGCATTGAGAACGAACATAAAGCAAAAATACTGATTCAAAAGTACCAAGATGCTGATTTTGTTGATTTCGACCCGGACAGACCGCCTCAGGAATAG